A window from Bufo bufo chromosome 1, aBufBuf1.1, whole genome shotgun sequence encodes these proteins:
- the LOC120997762 gene encoding uncharacterized protein LOC120997762: MAQGAEGAFVLHGRKAVLREKPYEFLSNTQKTTSSHNLSFQESANNRRLHGSRGEGRTFPDELNGNTLSSYTKENITIDDLEENLRKLQVQVDSLASSLNFESKRSNSSIHEWPNKMDDSLHKGTSDPTVASDWFLESNHLNKPHEMFSTVQSSGLPTFSKLSISRPAVIDPFSELNSTSSSLTPSDIAYRESIPVKLGAPHIVGVKSLLPPKIAVRSGSPERTRVSTARGRSQSPDRSHSFSPASKKTRWLRSSSQSPKPIWRPNSAKTNACAQPPPRMKSSGKTSSSNRQSRSRFYRPGTLVTRSFTPPRKMRSNLSYSWSPYSIPSSAISAPTAEEISNRFLKTLAGADVGISVVEASPYQQELTRLRLERLRVEEELLLEIKRQQELERTRGPKPKWYEMKNAQFHYEARKNNELLKTSKDYQSIFNYRQDLSASSKDFQEHFKISHLEPV; this comes from the exons aTGGCTCAGGGAGCGGAGGGAGCGTTCGTCCTGCACGGGAGGAAAGCAGTGCTCAG AGAGAAGCCATATGAATTCCTAAGCAATACGCAGAAGACGACAAGCAGCCATAATCTTAGCTTTCAAGAGTCTGCTAACAATCGTAGATTACATGGGAGCCGAGGGGAAGGACGCACATTTCCCGATGAATTAAATG GTAACACACTGTCTTCATATACCAAAGAGAATATCACCATCGATGACTTGGAGGAAAATTTGAGGAAACTCCAGGTACAGGTGGATAGTTTGGCTTCTAGTCTGAATTTTGAAAGCAAGAGATCAAACTCCAGTATCCATGAGTGGCCAAATAAAATGGATGACTCCTTGCATAAAGGTACCAGTGATCCTACTGTAGCATCAGACTGGTTTTTAGAGTCAAATCATCTCAACAAGCCacatgagatgttttctacagTACAGAGTTCTGGGCTACCAACATTTTCGAAGTTATCAATAAGCCGCCCAGCTGTCATTGATCCATTTTCAGAGTTGAATTCCACATCTTCATCTTTGACCCCTTCAGACATTGCTTACAGAGAATCCATCCCTGTGAAGCTTGGTGCTCCTCATATTGTTGGAGTCAAGTCTTTATTACCCCCCAAGATCGCTGTACGTTCTGGTTCTCCAGAAAGAACTAGAGTTTCTACAGCAAGAGGaagatctcagtccccagaccgttCTCATTCATTTTCCCCTGCCTCAAAGAAAACCAGATGGCTGAGATCAAGTTCTCAATCGCCAAAGCCCATCTGGAGGCCAAACTCTGCCAAAACTAATGCCTGTGCTCAACCTCCACCAAGAATGAAATCCAGTGGGAAGACATCATCTTCCAATAGGCAGTCACGCTCACGGTTCTACAGACCAGGAACTTTGGTCACAAGGTCCTTCACTCCTCCGAGGAAGATGAGAAGCAATCTGAGCTATTCGTGGTCTCCGTACAGCATCCCATCATCTGCAATATCGGCACCTACTGCAGAAGAGATCAGTAATAG ATTCTTGAAGACACTGGCAGGGGCCGATGTGGGGATTTCTGTCGTGGAAGCTTCTCCGTACCAGCAGGAGCTCACTCGGTTACGACTGGAGCGGCTCCGCGTGGAGGAGGAATTGTTACTGGAGATTAAAAGGCAGCAGGAGCTGGAAAGGACCCGAGGACCAAAGCCAAAGTG GTATGAGATGAAGAACGCGCAGTTCCATTATGAAGCTCGGAAGAATAATGAGCTTCTGAAGACCAGTAAGGATTACCAATCAATCTTCAATTACCGTCAGGATCTCTCTGCCTCATCCAAGGATTTTCAGGAGCACTTTAAGATTTCACACTTGGAGCCGGTATAA